One region of Planctomycetota bacterium genomic DNA includes:
- a CDS encoding acyl-CoA desaturase, translated as MSIRRQIGHSTRDRSSAQEASRTFAMPIAPLPSDTVPGEFVPPVIAAAPPAVSRAGTADGGEHAAAEAGADLAVEPRRDGRDGVTGLDWPVVAWIGGIHLAALAAPFTFTWSGLAICLVLYWITGGLGVCLGYHRLLTHGSFTTFRPVRWFYAFLGGISGEGSALVWVANHRKHHVYSDRDGDPHTPRDGGLWSHVFWLFPRRPTEVVEAHVARWAPDLRKDPGLAFLHNTFLLWHFIIGGALLTAGWLAYDRATGISWLVWGLAVRMVIVFHVTWFVNSATHMWGYRNYLTNDDSTNLWWVGLLAFGEGWHNNHHAFQRMARHGHRWWEVDVTYWVILAMERVGLAWNVVHDVPGRSAAVGATSPAGSRRAT; from the coding sequence ATGTCGATTCGCCGCCAGATCGGTCACAGTACTCGCGATCGCTCGAGCGCGCAAGAAGCGTCAAGGACTTTCGCCATGCCCATCGCCCCACTTCCCTCCGACACCGTCCCTGGCGAGTTCGTGCCTCCCGTCATCGCTGCCGCGCCGCCCGCCGTCTCGCGCGCGGGCACGGCCGACGGAGGCGAGCACGCCGCGGCCGAGGCCGGTGCCGATCTCGCCGTCGAGCCGCGCCGCGATGGCCGCGACGGGGTGACCGGACTCGACTGGCCGGTGGTGGCGTGGATCGGTGGGATCCACCTGGCGGCACTGGCGGCGCCGTTCACGTTTACCTGGTCGGGGTTGGCGATCTGCCTGGTCCTCTACTGGATCACCGGCGGCTTGGGGGTGTGCCTCGGCTACCACCGGCTGCTGACCCACGGCAGCTTCACGACGTTCCGCCCGGTGCGCTGGTTCTACGCTTTCCTCGGTGGCATCTCCGGCGAGGGATCGGCGCTGGTCTGGGTCGCCAACCACCGCAAGCACCATGTCTACAGCGATCGCGACGGGGATCCGCACACGCCGCGTGACGGGGGCCTCTGGTCGCACGTGTTCTGGCTGTTCCCGCGGCGCCCGACGGAAGTCGTCGAAGCCCACGTGGCGCGGTGGGCTCCCGACCTCCGCAAGGACCCGGGGCTCGCCTTCCTCCACAACACGTTCCTGCTGTGGCACTTCATCATCGGCGGGGCGCTGCTGACGGCCGGCTGGCTGGCCTACGACCGGGCCACCGGCATCTCGTGGCTCGTGTGGGGGCTGGCGGTGCGGATGGTGATCGTGTTCCACGTCACCTGGTTCGTGAACTCGGCGACGCACATGTGGGGCTACCGCAACTACCTCACCAACGACGACTCCACCAACCTCTGGTGGGTCGGTCTCCTCGCGTTCGGAGAGGGGTGGCACAACAACCACCATGCCTTCCAGCGGATGGCCCGCCACGGTCATCGCTGGTGGGAGGTCGACGTGACCTACTGGGTGATCCTGGCGATGGAACGCGTCGGTCTGGCGTGGAACGTCGTCCACGACGTACCCGGCCG